The stretch of DNA CGGAGAGTCAGGTGACTATCAGGTTGCAGCAGTTGATTGTCATGCTAATGAAAGTGACCTTTCGTCTGCAGTTTCTGGGGGTTATCCCTATGGAGATATTGATCATAACCAGGAAGTGGAAGCGATGGATGCATCAATGGTATTACAGTATTTCTGTTTGATAGTCACAGATTGGGAAGAATGGCAGATTGAGGTTGGTGACGTTGATGGTAATGGTGTATTGGAAGCATATGACGCAGCCCTGATTCTCAGGTATGTGGTTGGCTTTATTGATGAATTTCCAGTAGAACAGGACAGTAGGAAAAATTAAGAATGAATCAATTTAGGGGCAGTCTTTGATTCTGCCCCTTTTTTCTATTA from Candidatus Stygibacter australis encodes:
- a CDS encoding dockerin type I repeat-containing protein; the encoded protein is MPSELLFDSGNLVWSVPVDEDFACFSIYRDGDLLDYSTEPIMNIIGESGDYQVAAVDCHANESDLSSAVSGGYPYGDIDHNQEVEAMDASMVLQYFCLIVTDWEEWQIEVGDVDGNGVLEAYDAALILRYVVGFIDEFPVEQDSRKN